Proteins found in one Amphiprion ocellaris isolate individual 3 ecotype Okinawa chromosome 22, ASM2253959v1, whole genome shotgun sequence genomic segment:
- the LOC129348011 gene encoding progressive ankylosis protein homolog B-like has translation MTLKKTFVLAPSSVLRIIVLITSLVVLPYMGVHGATLGVGSLLAGFIGESTMVAIAACYVYRQQKNSEMSNELVVEGEDSAPMSEVCSRTQMDAIEELQEEEEEEQE, from the exons ATGACCCTGAAAAAGACCTTTGTGTTGGCCCCCAGCTCGGTTCTCCGCATCATTGTCCTCATCACCAGTCTAGTTGTGCTGCCTTATATGGG GGTTCACGGGGCCACACTCGGGGTTGGATCCCTCTTAGCCGGGTTCATAGGGGAGTCAACAATGGTTGCCATAGCAGCCTGCTATGTTTATCGACAACAG AAAAACAGCGAGATGTCCAACGAGCTGGTGGTGGAGGGCGAGGACTCGGCCCCGATGAGCGAGGTCTGCTCCAGGACTCAGATGGACGCCATCGAGGAgctccaggaggaggaggaggaggagcaggagtgA
- the LOC111570037 gene encoding caldesmon, with protein MGSCCCRAESPCGSAEERSGLLTDDSKGTACTGETVVVGTCGPEGDDDMRKTPDEEVMQLKRSPENGETELNNTQENGPLPKESVQTATPSPRKVSELKENGTRAQDKEMKETAADGERAELLQCTLNSPQKDLAAAASLEVCEASNAEKEEENPASEQDRISDDVPLRAETVGTENTETNTTATEHITTHDEEEDEEARTSVTVDSDVAKPSEESVETNENVPNSQPAAAAGQESTVSNTESLRCAAVEDSDNSSSLVCREATTEDTNIPDVSSSGPEPTRLDHSGGERDSASSAKEPEATAPADASESLKSDQDPKPDPECATTSSKEVTSSEKIKQDAGEEVMLKVQDGDVPKVKEDDGIKEEEEEEESTLTEAETQAGRDAEVQEETGKEEEQQAEKEATEIKADVVPATEKEESLGNSEEDLYRGAEELSASQSNKTEAKLLKVEDRCSLAAAVDILSYSEREWKGNTAKSALIKKGYKEMSQRFSSVRRVRGDNYCALRATLFQVLSHSTQLPAWLQDEDITQLPERLEAQEGLISQWTFPGECLQGDGTAATQQLTGYMELLQNKWQAAVDCASAAERQQLCERVFQGGEEELGLLEALKLLMLGRAVELHGCMQAGGDVPLFCWLLFARDSSDCPRSFLSNHLSHVGLSAGLEQVEMFLLGYALQCTIQVYRLYKADTEEFVTYYPDDHKEDWPSVCLVTEDDRHYNVPVVEAAELHKELTSS; from the exons ATGGGGAGCTGTTGCTGTCGTGCTGAAAGTCCCTGTGGCAGTGCCGAGGAAAGAAGTGGTTTGCTGACAGATGACTCGAAGGGCACAGCGTGCACGGGCGAAACGGTGGTGGTCGGCACCTGTGGTCCTGAAGGCGACGATGACATGAG AAAAACTCCTGACGAGGAAGTGATGCAACTGAAGCGGAGTCCTGAGAATGGAGAAACGGAGCTGAACAACACTCAGGAAAATGGACCCTTGCCGAAGGAAAGCGTCCAAACAGCGACGCCTTCTCCTCGCAAAGTGTCCGAACTCAAGGAAAACGGCACCAGAGCACAAGACAAAGAAATGAAGGAAACCGCTGCCGACGGCGAACGGGCTGAACTTCTGCAATGCACTTTAAACTCTCCACAGAAAGACCTCGCTGCTGCGGCGAGTTTGGAGGTTTGTGAAGCGTCAAATgcggaaaaagaagaagaaaatccaGCCTCAGAGCAGGACAGAATCTCAGATGACGTCCCGCTAAGGGCAGAGACGGTCGgcactgaaaacacagagacgaacacaacagcaacagagCACATTACTACtcatgatgaagaagaagatgaagaagcaCGCACCAGTGTTACTGTTGACAGCGATGTAGCCAAACCTTCAGAGGAGTCGGTTGAAACTAATGAAAATGTGCCAAACAGTCAGCCggctgcagcagcaggtcagGAATCAACCGTCTCAAACACAGAGTCTCTGCGCTG CGCTGCGGTGGAGGATTCAGACAATAGCAGCTCTCTGGTCTGCAGGGAGGCCACTACTGAGGACACAAACATCCCTGATGTGTCTTCTTCTGGACCGGAGCCGACGAGACTCGACCACAGCGGAGGAGAACGAGACTCTGCCAGCTCAGCCAAAGAGCCAGAGGCCACAGCTCCAGCAGACGCCAGCGAGAG CTTAAAGTCTGATCAGGATCCAAAGCCAGATCCTGAGTGTGCAACTACGAGCTCAAAGGAGGTCACTTCCTCAGAGAAAATCAAACAGGATGCCGGGGAGGAAGTAATGCTGAAAGTGCAGGACGGAGATGTTCCCAAAGTGAAGGAGGATGATGGGataaaggaggaagaggaggaggaggagagcactCTGACCGAGGCTGAGACTCAGGCTGGAAGAGATGCTGAGGTTCAGGAGGAGActggaaaagaagaagagcagcaggCCGAGAAAGAAGCAACAGAAATAAAGGCTGACGTTGTACCTGCTACTGAGAAGGAAGAAAGCCTCGGGAACAG TGAAGAAGACCTTtacagaggagctgaggagCTGTCGGCATCACAGAGTAACAAAACAGAAGCTAAAC TTTTGAAGGTGGAGGACAGATGCAGTTTGGCCGCGGCGGTGGATATTCTGTCCTACAGCGAGAGAGAGTGGAAAGGAAACACTGCCAAAAGTGCTCTCATTAAAAAG GGTTATAAAGAGATGTCCCAGAGGTTCAGCAGCGTGAGGAGAGTGAGGGGCGACAACTACTGTGCCCTCAGGGCCACGCTGTTCCAGGTGTTGTCCCACAGCACCCAGCTGCCTGCCTGGCTGCAGGACGAGGACATCACTCAG CTGCCGGAGCGACTGGAGGCCCAGGAAGGCCTGATAAGTCAGTGGACATTTCCTGGAGAGTGCCTGCAGGGAGACGGGACAGCAGCCACCCAGCAGCTAACGGGCTACATGGAGCTTCTCCAAAACAAG TGGCAGGCAGCGGTGGACTGCGCCTCGGCTGCAGAGCGGCAGCAGCTGTGTGAACGAGTGTTTCAGGGCGGAGAAGAGGAGCTCGGGCTGCTGGAGGCGCTGAAGCTGCTGATGCTGGGCAGAGCGGTGGAGCTGCATGGCTGCATGCAGGCCGGCGGAGACGTCCCTCTGTTCTGCTGGCTGCTGTTCGCTCGGGACTCGTCCGACTGTCCACGCTCCTTCCTCTCCAACCACCTCAGCCACGTGGGCCTCAGCGCCGGGCTGGAGCAG GTGGAGATGTTCCTGCTGGGCTACGCCTTGCAGTGCACCATTCAAGTTTACAGACTGTACAAGGCGGACACAGAGGAGTTCGTCACCTACTACCCAGACGACCATAAGGAAGACTGGCCGTCCGTGTGCCTCGTCACAGAGGATGATCGCCACTACAACGTGCCGGTTGTAGAAGCTGCAGAACTACACAAGGAGCTCACCTCCAGCTGA